The Impatiens glandulifera chromosome 3, dImpGla2.1, whole genome shotgun sequence genome contains a region encoding:
- the LOC124929703 gene encoding phenolic glucoside malonyltransferase 2-like, whose protein sequence is MGLFSCEKSVIPFAHLFYRSITRNIIYAFSSKNHLNSIHKDSLPLTFFDLLWLRNPPSRRLFFFQYPYSLHCFSQTVLPRLKQSLSAALNPYPHFAGNVTWRSSLRHHCRSHHRRQFPTHLNQGEPLPSRQHFLLPPTLFVSPEWAAVMSLQITLFPNNGFGIGYTSNHAVIDGKTTTLFMKSWAWFCRSGGDTTTLPADLTPFYDRNVINTNLNDLNEAYLAHYLKYEGESYKTLMKLEIISLPDMVIGNFMLTWAIFSLESFIFRMSEEILTISLKDGCFIHGRGSVGGMVWMEVSRMDLVETQEDGEASGKSRIQGKSI, encoded by the exons atggGCCTTTTTTCCTGCgaaaagtctgtaatacccTTCGCGCACCTgttttaccgctcaattacgagaaatatCATTtacgcattttcatctaaaaatc ATCTAAATTCAATTcataaagattctcttcctCTTACATTTTTTGATCTCTTATGGCTTAGAAATCCTCCAAGTCGTCGCCTTTTCTTCTTCCAATACCCATATTCACTCCACTGCTTCTCTCAGACTGTCCTTCCTCGACTCAAACAATCTCTCTCTGCCGCCCTAAACCCATATCCGCACTTCGCCGGAAACGTTACTTGg CGAAGCAGTCTCCGTCACCATTGCCGAAGCCACCACCGTCGTCAATTTCCAACGCATCTCAATCAAGGAGAACCTCTGCCAAGTAGACAACATTTTCTCCTTCCTCCCACCTTGTTTGTATCTCCCGAATGGGCTGCCGTGATGTCCCTACAGATCACCCTATTTCCGAACAACGGTTTCGGCATAGGTTACACCTCAAATCACGCTGTGATCGACGGCAAAACCACGACATTGTTCATGAAATCATGGGCTTGGTTTTGCAGATCCGGCGGAGACACGACGACGTTACCGGCAGATCTGACCCCGTTCTACGATCGGAATGTTATAAATACgaatttgaatgatttgaaCGAAGCTTATTTAGCACATTACTTGAAATATGAAGGAGAGAGTTATAAAACACTTATGAAATTGGAAATTATCTCTCTGCCAGATATGGTGATAGGCAATTTCATGTTAACATGGGCGATCTTTAGCTTGGAATCTTTCATTTTCAGGATGTCGGAGGAGATTCTAACG ATCTCTCTGAAAGATGGATGCTTCATACATGGTCGCGGTAGCGTTGGCGGTATGGTATGGATGGAAGTTTCTAGAATGGATTTGGTTGAAACCCAAGAGGATGGAGAAGCATCTGGCAAGTCAAGGATTCAGGGGAAATCCATATAG